A stretch of the Stegostoma tigrinum isolate sSteTig4 chromosome 34, sSteTig4.hap1, whole genome shotgun sequence genome encodes the following:
- the LOC125446486 gene encoding protein FAM110B-like, which translates to MLNQNSDSVTFRSANPLRILNRGPEYFRNQLCRSPPALSAVEQLEADKVKYVKSSKLVGARQEPVRPGRPVYRSPRKLAGAGGSCRAETTAPNLEVLRNLIRGCDLPSPTKKGPYPCGQSVGTGLENQQGSNYLQAGTSMPVYRGVVRRVDVRPSVCRHFRRWPTLSPAKLQLSPMEDCPELTLQTKVPVYQSDSELLDQNCQAQAELEKFFNYCGLEPEDLDSPVMEQLAQPSSDNLSLKLQSVSACSSQHSNTAGEWSGKAISKGVSIIERNARIIKWLYNCREARGV; encoded by the coding sequence ATGTTAAACCAAAACTCTGACTCTGTCACTTTCCGTTCAGCCAATCCTCTCAGAATCCTGAACAGAGGCCCGGAGTATTTCCGGAACCAGCTGTGCAGGAGCCCTCCAGCCCTGAGTGCGGTTGAACAGCTGGAGGCCGACAAAGTGAAATACGTGAAGAGCTCAAAATTAGTGGGAGCCAGGCAGGAGCCAGTGAGACCAGGCAGACCAGTCTACCGTAGCCCCAGGAAACTTGCTGGTGCTGGGGGGAGCTGCAGAGCGGAGACGACAGCCCCAAACCTGGAGGTTCTGCGCAACTTGATCCGAGGCTGCGATCTTCCGAGTCCAACCAAAAAAGGACCATACCCCTGTGGACAATCAGTGGGTACTGGGTTGGAAAATCAGCAAGGCAGCAACTATCTGCAAGCAGGCACCTCCATGCCAGTTTACAGAGGGGTGGTGAGGAGGGTAGATGTCAGGCCAAGTGTTTGCAGGCACTTCCGGAGGTGGCCAACTCTCTCTCCAGCCAAGCTGCAGCTTTCCCCCATGGAGGATTGTCCAGAGCTAACCCTGCAGACCAAGGTCCCTGTGTACCAATCAGATTCTGAGTTGCTTGACCAAAACTGCCAAGCCCAGGCTGAACTCGAAAAGTTCTTCAACTATTGCGGTCTGGAGCCCGAGGACCTGGATTCTCCCGTAATGGAGCAATTGGCACAGCCTAGCTCGGACAACCTgtctctcaaattgcagagtgtTAGTGCCTGTAGCTCACAGCACAGCAATACAGCAGGGGAGTGGTCAGGAAAGGCCATCTCAAAAGGAGTCTCCATCATTGAACGCAATGCCAGGATCATTAAATGGCTGTACAACTGCAGGGAAGCCAGGGGCGTGTGA